A portion of the Paenibacillus hamazuiensis genome contains these proteins:
- a CDS encoding NAD(P)H-dependent oxidoreductase, which translates to MKHLIVYAHPNPDSFNHAILETMVRALKQKGHEITVRDLYGLNFSPVLKPQDTAAMKAGQTPQDIKIEQDYIAQADVITFIYPIWWTGMPAILKGYVDRVFAYGFAYAYGAQGIDKLLTGKKGFIINTHGTPKDIYDQIGMTAGLKVTSDTGILEFTGIEPVDHLLFGSVPSAGEAALKDMLKQVEDKVSSLF; encoded by the coding sequence ATGAAACATCTGATCGTCTACGCCCACCCGAATCCTGACAGCTTTAACCATGCCATTTTGGAAACAATGGTTCGTGCACTCAAACAAAAAGGGCACGAAATCACGGTGCGGGATTTGTACGGCCTCAATTTTTCACCTGTGCTCAAACCGCAGGACACGGCTGCCATGAAAGCGGGGCAAACTCCGCAGGACATAAAAATCGAACAGGACTATATCGCTCAAGCGGATGTGATTACGTTCATTTATCCGATATGGTGGACCGGTATGCCGGCAATACTTAAAGGTTACGTTGACCGCGTCTTCGCTTACGGATTTGCGTACGCATACGGGGCGCAAGGAATCGATAAGCTGCTGACCGGCAAGAAAGGCTTCATCATCAATACGCACGGCACGCCGAAGGATATATACGATCAGATCGGGATGACGGCCGGGCTCAAGGTGACATCCGACACCGGAATTTTAGAGTTTACCGGAATTGAACCCGTAGACCATTTGCTGTTCGGAAGTGTGCCGAGCGCAGGAGAGGCAGCGCTTAAAGATATGTTAAAGCAGGTCGAAGACAAAGTGAGCTCTTTGTTCTAA
- the mciZ gene encoding Z-ring formation inhibitor MciZ produces MKVYVSERDMRLVGKVWEIREQLKRLAHQSGPTVTLQQLLNDHVRIIPSKSGDPAYPKLPLSGENKASARIIPFPAAQSAQG; encoded by the coding sequence ATGAAAGTATACGTAAGCGAACGCGATATGCGTCTGGTCGGAAAAGTGTGGGAGATCCGCGAACAGCTGAAGAGACTGGCGCATCAATCGGGTCCGACGGTGACACTGCAGCAACTTTTAAACGATCACGTTCGGATCATTCCGTCCAAGAGCGGCGACCCTGCATATCCGAAACTGCCGCTTTCCGGGGAAAACAAGGCGTCCGCCCGCATTATCCCCTTCCCGGCGGCGCAGTCTGCACAGGGTTAA
- a CDS encoding NUDIX hydrolase, translating to MANDKKFEEVTVKTEPIFQGRVISLQVDHVKLPNGETATREIVRHPGAVAVLALLDDKLLVVEQYRKPLEKSQVEIPAGKLEPGEEPAEAAKRELEEETGYRCESIRHLCSFYTSPGFADEILHLYVAEKLTKGTVQLDEDEFIDCEAITLEQALDLIKQQRISDAKTILAVYAWQLYRLTGAFSPHE from the coding sequence ATGGCGAACGATAAAAAATTTGAAGAAGTTACGGTGAAGACGGAGCCGATTTTTCAAGGCCGCGTCATTTCGCTGCAGGTCGATCATGTCAAGCTGCCGAACGGGGAAACGGCGACGCGGGAAATCGTTAGGCATCCGGGGGCGGTAGCCGTGCTTGCCCTGCTGGACGATAAGCTTCTGGTCGTTGAGCAGTACCGCAAACCCTTGGAAAAAAGCCAGGTTGAAATTCCGGCAGGCAAGCTGGAACCGGGAGAGGAGCCGGCGGAAGCGGCAAAAAGGGAGCTGGAAGAGGAGACGGGTTACCGCTGCGAAAGCATCCGGCATTTGTGCTCGTTTTATACGTCTCCGGGATTTGCCGATGAAATTTTGCATCTGTACGTCGCCGAGAAGCTGACCAAAGGCACTGTTCAACTGGACGAGGACGAATTTATCGACTGCGAAGCGATTACGCTCGAGCAGGCGCTTGATTTGATAAAACAGCAGCGGATCAGCGATGCGAAGACGATATTGGCCGTTTACGCGTGGCAGCTTTACCGGCTGACAGGGGCGTTTTCTCCCCATGAATGA
- a CDS encoding endonuclease Q family protein, with protein MNEYYVDLHIHIGRTEAGQAVKISAANDLTFYNIAKEASVRKGIEMVGIIDCQSPGVQAEIDFYLERGDMRELPGGGIQYHDTTVVLGSEIEVRDPGMKAAHLLAYLPTLGAMREFTEWMKKSMKNVGLSSQRIYVPSRVLQEEVVGRGGILIPAHIFTPHKSVYGSASTRMTDLLDLEQVAAVELGLSADSKMAGLISELDRYTYVTNSDAHSLAKIGREYNRIAMKEPSFTELVKALGCADGREVTANFGLNPRLGKYHRTYCGLCESILDESETTVERCLYCGSTKIVRGVMDRIIAIADRDEPFVPKDRPPYYYQVPLEFIPGLGPKKFDQLLERFGTEMNILHRASREQLAETVGEEIAEYIVQAREGTLTLHVGGGGRYGKVGKLE; from the coding sequence ATGAATGAATATTACGTCGATCTGCATATTCATATCGGGCGAACGGAGGCGGGACAGGCGGTCAAAATAAGCGCGGCAAACGATTTGACGTTTTACAATATCGCGAAGGAAGCCTCGGTGCGCAAAGGGATCGAAATGGTCGGCATCATCGATTGCCAGTCGCCCGGAGTGCAGGCCGAGATCGATTTTTACCTGGAGCGCGGCGACATGCGGGAGCTGCCCGGCGGCGGCATTCAGTACCATGATACGACGGTCGTCCTCGGCAGCGAAATCGAGGTGAGGGACCCGGGGATGAAAGCGGCCCACCTGCTGGCATATCTTCCGACGCTTGGGGCGATGCGGGAATTTACCGAATGGATGAAGAAGTCGATGAAAAACGTCGGACTCAGCTCGCAGCGCATTTACGTGCCGTCCCGCGTGCTGCAGGAGGAAGTGGTCGGCCGGGGAGGGATTTTGATTCCCGCCCACATTTTTACCCCGCATAAAAGCGTCTACGGGAGCGCGTCGACGAGGATGACGGATTTGCTGGACTTGGAGCAGGTCGCGGCGGTCGAGCTTGGCCTTAGCGCCGATTCGAAAATGGCCGGGCTCATTTCGGAGCTCGACCGGTATACGTATGTAACGAATTCGGATGCGCATTCTCTCGCCAAAATCGGCCGCGAATACAACCGCATCGCGATGAAGGAACCCAGCTTTACGGAGCTGGTGAAGGCGCTCGGCTGCGCGGACGGCCGTGAGGTAACGGCGAATTTCGGGCTGAACCCTCGGCTCGGCAAGTATCACCGCACATACTGCGGGCTGTGCGAGTCGATTTTGGACGAAAGCGAGACGACGGTGGAACGCTGCTTATACTGCGGCAGCACGAAAATCGTACGCGGGGTGATGGACCGCATCATTGCGATCGCCGACCGCGACGAACCGTTCGTTCCGAAGGATCGGCCGCCGTACTATTACCAGGTTCCGCTGGAATTTATCCCCGGGCTCGGCCCGAAAAAGTTCGACCAACTGCTGGAACGATTCGGTACCGAGATGAACATTCTTCACCGTGCGTCCCGCGAGCAATTGGCCGAAACGGTTGGAGAGGAGATTGCCGAATATATCGTCCAGGCGCGCGAAGGAACGCTTACGCTCCATGTCGGAGGCGGCGGACGTTACGGCAAAGTGGGCAAGCTGGAGTAA
- a CDS encoding class I SAM-dependent methyltransferase has protein sequence MKQNKYDDPGFFEKYSQMPRSTGGLNAAGEWHELRAMFPELRDRRVLDLGCGFGWHCRYARQQHARSVVGVDISENMLARARENTDDPAIEYRRMAIEDIDFAEQEFDVVISSLAFHYVERFEEVCRKVHRFLTPGGSFVFSVEHPVFTALAAQDWHYGPQGERLHWPVDNYQSEGLRHTSFLGSEVTKYHRTVATYLNALIDAGFRIRRLSEPQPAQELLAQHPEMRDETRRPMFLMIAADKI, from the coding sequence ATGAAACAAAACAAATATGACGATCCCGGATTTTTCGAAAAATACAGTCAGATGCCCCGTTCGACCGGCGGCTTGAACGCCGCCGGGGAATGGCACGAGCTTCGAGCCATGTTCCCCGAGCTGCGCGATAGACGCGTGCTTGACCTCGGCTGCGGCTTCGGCTGGCATTGCCGGTACGCCCGCCAGCAGCATGCGAGATCGGTGGTCGGAGTGGATATTTCCGAAAATATGCTGGCGCGGGCCAGAGAGAACACCGACGATCCCGCAATTGAGTACCGGCGGATGGCGATTGAGGACATCGACTTCGCCGAGCAGGAATTCGACGTTGTCATCAGCTCTCTGGCATTTCATTATGTTGAACGCTTCGAGGAAGTATGCCGTAAAGTACACCGCTTCCTTACGCCGGGAGGCTCCTTTGTCTTTTCGGTCGAGCATCCGGTATTTACCGCGCTTGCCGCCCAAGACTGGCATTACGGACCGCAGGGTGAAAGATTGCATTGGCCCGTCGACAATTATCAAAGTGAAGGCCTGCGGCACACGTCATTTTTGGGCAGCGAGGTTACTAAGTATCATCGCACGGTCGCGACTTACTTGAATGCGTTGATCGATGCCGGCTTCAGGATCAGGAGACTTTCCGAACCTCAGCCTGCGCAAGAGCTGCTGGCCCAACATCCGGAAATGCGGGACGAAACCCGCCGGCCTATGTTTCTTATGATCGCAGCGGACAAAATATGA
- a CDS encoding GTP pyrophosphokinase, which produces MNQMPIMAQLKHFRQEITRFMMMYKFALDEMETKVEILKEEFQFLHDYNPIEYTKSRLKTPDSIMNKLQRKGVPISFDSIRRHIRDIAGLRITCSFRDDIYRIRDMLAKQNDLTILEEKDYIRDPKPNGYQSLHLLIEVPVFMSDRQEKVCIEVQIRTIAMDFWASLEHKIYYKYEKNVPARLLEELKEAADAATALDRKMERLHREIENLKLESESEDERLVRIMIDNQQFVLPPGLLKMLGAGDGESAE; this is translated from the coding sequence ATGAATCAAATGCCGATCATGGCTCAATTGAAGCATTTTAGACAGGAAATTACCCGATTTATGATGATGTACAAATTTGCTTTGGACGAGATGGAAACGAAGGTGGAAATTCTTAAAGAGGAGTTTCAATTTCTGCACGACTACAACCCGATCGAATATACGAAATCGCGGCTGAAAACGCCCGACAGCATCATGAACAAGCTGCAGCGCAAAGGAGTTCCGATCTCCTTCGACTCGATCAGGCGCCATATTCGCGACATTGCCGGACTGCGCATTACCTGCTCGTTCCGCGACGACATTTACCGGATTCGCGATATGCTGGCCAAGCAGAACGATTTGACTATCTTGGAGGAAAAGGATTACATCCGCGACCCGAAGCCGAACGGATATCAAAGTCTGCATCTGCTGATCGAGGTCCCGGTGTTTATGTCCGACAGGCAGGAGAAAGTATGCATTGAAGTGCAGATCCGCACCATTGCCATGGATTTTTGGGCGAGCCTCGAGCACAAAATCTATTACAAATATGAAAAAAATGTGCCCGCCCGTCTTCTCGAGGAGCTGAAGGAGGCGGCCGATGCGGCAACGGCGTTGGACAGAAAAATGGAGCGGCTGCACCGCGAAATTGAGAACCTGAAGCTCGAATCCGAGTCCGAGGACGAAAGGCTGGTTCGCATTATGATCGACAACCAGCAGTTCGTGCTCCCTCCCGGGCTCCTGAAAATGCTGGGCGCGGGAGACGGCGAATCCGCCGAATAA
- a CDS encoding DEAD/DEAH box helicase, whose product MELSDYGKKGDGTVLAFDWTSFHPVLAEWFRRTFGEPTGVQRQVWQDLTPREHLLIAAPTGSGKTLAALLPCLNRVLEEKAISADKRASGVRLLYVTPLKALNNDIHHHILHFAEEMKRVADELVVPWPGLTVGVRTGDTSQSTRASMLKQPPDLLVTTPESLYLMLSSSKAREMLKTVEQIIVDEIHDLAASQRGLHLSLSLERLIEWCGRSPQRIGVSATQKPLSRVAAFLGGREPEDGALPQEDSAAQRPGDAYRPRPVRIIESAMDKTFELLVTMPEQRLLTADKEAVWTPLVERLLQLMEGSRSTIVFVNNRRLCERLTLHLNDHVGYELARSHHGSVAREKRLDVERALKAGELRCLVATSSLELGIDVGHVDLVLQIDAPPSAAAAIQRIGRAGHAVGEASRGAIIARTRGALAECALLARLAVHRDIEDIRVPQDALGVLCQHVVAMVATDDWPVARLAQTLARSDGYRGLTREHLEAVLAVLAGYFPFVRPLLEWDRSAGLLRRNQTTAMAAIMGAGTIPQSSSYPVHHAETRAHLGELDEVYIHESRVGDVFQLGTSSWKIQSIRSDRVYVTEAAGAFSEIPFWQAEAPGRSYELSMKAGRFLAELEARAENEPIEAVTDWLGAEYCMDAAAAGQLIGLIRAQRAAGAVPTDRCIVVEHYRDETHRHHVVVHGWLGRRLNRTWQLVLQAKLESLAGVKVYAAAKDNGIEFVLADWNPEWLPLLLSVRPDEAQRLLQEAVPGSPLFGMAFRRLAETSLLLPRSFTRVPAWKIRLRCEELLREALPHAASFPFIAEAMRICLYEFLDTERLMRLLADLSGGEIRLAVRNSHFPSPFAAQFTADYVNTQMYESDIIGKDLQLHLLSVSRELAGQLFGRVGLARLLEAVTAEDSGERIDVRSERELLRLLKTHGDLPAEEIARIASSPLPVVSDMLEDLQRQQKAALIRIGGDERWISADEADTYARFPGDPEAAAFILTRYMDRQLYFTSQQLSSAYGVEPDQAKRWIAEWRERQLIEPSPFAEPGREELWTSRSAASRMIRLSTRYMRQKSEPVDAEKYCDYLTQLQHVRADCRQTGSDGLKQVISRLQGIFLPLSHWESGVFPSRMTEYRKEWLDLLCASGDVLWIGRKDPGEKEGKIAFFLAESSELLASCIDGELPEQQDELYGLLQKKGASFLTAISREVGRPPSEVMEQLMELVWLGKVSNDQFAPLRLQGSRSAKAPAKFQSGLGRWYALESIAPSGVKPEQAAVRWAHHLLNSYAVVTRDIAMQQHFIAWETLLEVLKQLEMWGLVTRGFWIKGIDSLQFSTAETLERIRQPAGLGEGRWTLLSSTDPANPFGQTVKWPDIPGISFARKPGNYLIMAGGRWVMWIENNGRRFFTMGKELVPLNDASSLKDIVKALLARASVRKLVVDSWNGVPVGQSEAAVPLSELGAERDRSSFVVWPSSLR is encoded by the coding sequence ATGGAGTTATCTGATTATGGAAAAAAAGGGGACGGTACCGTGTTAGCCTTCGATTGGACTTCATTTCACCCGGTGCTCGCGGAATGGTTCCGCCGGACGTTCGGCGAGCCGACCGGCGTGCAGCGGCAGGTTTGGCAAGATTTGACGCCGCGCGAACACCTATTGATCGCCGCTCCTACAGGATCGGGCAAAACGCTGGCCGCGCTGCTGCCCTGCCTGAACCGCGTGCTGGAGGAAAAAGCGATCTCTGCGGACAAACGCGCTTCCGGCGTCCGGCTGCTGTACGTAACGCCGCTCAAGGCGCTGAACAACGACATCCATCATCACATTCTCCATTTCGCCGAAGAAATGAAGCGGGTGGCGGACGAACTAGTCGTGCCGTGGCCCGGTCTGACGGTCGGCGTACGCACCGGCGATACGTCGCAAAGCACGCGCGCGTCGATGCTGAAGCAGCCTCCGGATTTGCTCGTCACGACGCCGGAGTCGCTTTATTTGATGCTGTCCTCGTCCAAGGCGAGAGAGATGCTGAAAACGGTGGAGCAGATCATCGTCGATGAAATTCACGACCTGGCGGCGAGCCAGCGCGGCCTGCACCTGTCGCTATCGCTGGAACGGCTTATCGAGTGGTGCGGGCGTTCCCCGCAGCGGATCGGCGTTTCCGCGACGCAAAAGCCGCTGTCTCGCGTGGCGGCATTTTTGGGCGGCCGGGAGCCGGAGGATGGCGCTTTGCCGCAAGAGGATTCGGCGGCGCAGCGTCCCGGGGATGCGTATCGTCCGCGACCCGTGCGCATCATCGAAAGTGCGATGGACAAGACGTTTGAGCTGCTCGTGACGATGCCGGAGCAGCGGCTGCTCACCGCCGACAAGGAGGCGGTATGGACGCCGCTCGTCGAGCGCCTGCTGCAGCTGATGGAGGGCAGCCGCTCCACAATCGTGTTCGTGAACAACCGGCGGCTGTGCGAGCGGCTGACGCTGCACTTGAACGACCACGTCGGCTATGAGCTCGCGCGCTCGCATCACGGCAGCGTCGCGCGCGAGAAGCGGTTGGACGTCGAACGCGCACTGAAGGCCGGCGAGCTGCGCTGCCTCGTGGCGACGTCGTCGCTCGAGCTCGGGATCGATGTCGGCCACGTCGATCTCGTGCTGCAGATCGACGCTCCGCCGAGCGCCGCCGCCGCGATCCAGCGCATCGGCCGCGCCGGCCACGCCGTCGGCGAAGCGAGCCGCGGCGCGATTATCGCGCGCACGCGCGGAGCGCTCGCCGAATGCGCGCTGCTCGCGCGGCTCGCCGTGCACCGCGACATCGAGGACATCCGCGTGCCGCAGGATGCCCTCGGCGTGCTGTGCCAGCACGTCGTGGCGATGGTCGCCACGGACGACTGGCCCGTGGCGCGCCTCGCGCAGACGCTCGCGCGCAGCGACGGCTACCGCGGCCTTACGCGCGAGCACCTCGAAGCGGTGCTGGCGGTGCTGGCCGGCTATTTCCCGTTCGTGCGCCCGCTGCTCGAATGGGACCGCAGCGCCGGCCTTCTGCGCCGCAACCAAACGACCGCCATGGCCGCAATCATGGGCGCAGGCACGATCCCGCAAAGCTCATCGTATCCTGTGCATCACGCGGAAACCCGCGCTCATCTCGGCGAGCTCGATGAAGTATATATTCATGAGAGCCGGGTCGGCGACGTGTTTCAGCTCGGGACGTCTTCATGGAAAATTCAGTCGATCCGCAGCGACCGCGTTTATGTTACCGAAGCGGCGGGCGCTTTCAGTGAAATTCCGTTTTGGCAGGCGGAGGCGCCAGGCCGTTCGTATGAGCTGTCCATGAAGGCGGGGCGTTTTTTGGCAGAGCTGGAGGCGCGTGCGGAAAATGAGCCGATCGAAGCGGTGACGGACTGGCTCGGCGCTGAGTACTGCATGGATGCGGCAGCGGCCGGCCAGCTTATCGGGCTCATCCGTGCGCAGCGCGCCGCCGGCGCAGTGCCAACCGACCGCTGCATCGTCGTCGAGCATTACCGGGACGAGACGCACCGGCATCATGTGGTCGTGCACGGCTGGCTGGGCCGCAGGCTGAACCGGACCTGGCAGCTCGTGCTGCAGGCGAAGCTCGAAAGCCTCGCCGGCGTCAAGGTATACGCCGCCGCCAAGGACAACGGCATCGAGTTCGTGCTCGCCGACTGGAATCCGGAGTGGCTGCCGCTCTTGCTCTCCGTGCGGCCGGACGAAGCGCAGCGGCTCCTGCAGGAAGCGGTGCCGGGTTCGCCGCTGTTCGGCATGGCGTTCCGCCGGCTTGCCGAGACGTCGCTGCTGCTGCCGCGTTCGTTCACACGCGTGCCGGCGTGGAAAATAAGGCTCCGCTGCGAAGAGCTGCTGCGGGAGGCGCTGCCCCACGCGGCAAGCTTCCCTTTTATCGCCGAAGCGATGCGTATCTGTTTGTACGAATTTCTCGACACGGAGCGTCTGATGCGGCTGCTTGCGGACTTAAGCGGCGGCGAGATCCGGCTTGCCGTCAGAAACAGCCATTTTCCATCGCCGTTCGCCGCCCAATTTACCGCCGATTACGTCAATACGCAAATGTACGAATCCGACATCATCGGCAAAGATCTGCAGCTGCATCTGCTCAGCGTAAGCCGCGAGCTGGCCGGCCAGCTGTTCGGCAGGGTGGGCCTTGCCCGATTGCTTGAGGCCGTGACCGCCGAAGATTCCGGCGAGCGCATCGACGTTCGAAGCGAGCGGGAGCTGCTGCGGTTATTGAAGACGCACGGCGATCTGCCGGCGGAAGAGATAGCTCGCATCGCGTCGTCGCCGCTGCCCGTCGTTTCGGACATGCTGGAGGATTTGCAGCGCCAGCAGAAGGCCGCGCTCATCCGGATCGGGGGCGACGAACGGTGGATCAGCGCCGACGAAGCGGATACATACGCCCGGTTTCCCGGCGATCCGGAGGCGGCTGCGTTTATTTTGACACGGTATATGGACCGCCAGCTTTACTTTACTTCGCAGCAGCTGAGCTCGGCGTACGGCGTTGAACCGGACCAGGCGAAGCGATGGATCGCCGAATGGCGGGAGCGGCAGCTGATCGAGCCTTCGCCGTTCGCGGAGCCCGGTCGGGAAGAGCTGTGGACGAGCCGGAGCGCGGCATCCCGCATGATCCGCTTATCCACGAGGTACATGCGGCAAAAATCCGAGCCCGTCGATGCGGAAAAGTACTGCGATTACTTGACGCAGCTTCAGCACGTGCGGGCGGACTGCCGGCAAACCGGCAGCGACGGTCTGAAGCAGGTCATTTCCAGGCTGCAGGGAATATTTTTGCCGCTTTCCCACTGGGAGTCGGGCGTCTTTCCGTCGCGGATGACGGAATACCGGAAAGAATGGCTTGATTTGCTGTGCGCTTCGGGTGACGTGCTGTGGATCGGCCGCAAAGACCCCGGGGAGAAAGAAGGGAAAATCGCGTTTTTCCTGGCCGAGTCAAGCGAGCTTCTCGCTTCGTGCATCGACGGGGAGCTCCCGGAGCAGCAAGATGAGCTGTACGGGCTGCTGCAAAAAAAGGGAGCCAGTTTCCTGACCGCGATTTCCCGGGAGGTCGGACGCCCCCCGTCCGAGGTGATGGAGCAGCTCATGGAGCTTGTATGGCTTGGCAAAGTGTCCAACGACCAGTTCGCGCCGCTTCGTCTTCAAGGCTCGCGTTCCGCTAAAGCGCCGGCGAAATTCCAATCCGGCCTCGGCCGATGGTATGCGCTGGAGTCGATCGCCCCCTCCGGCGTGAAGCCGGAGCAGGCTGCGGTGCGCTGGGCGCATCATTTGCTGAACAGCTATGCTGTCGTGACGCGGGATATCGCCATGCAGCAGCATTTTATCGCTTGGGAAACGCTGCTGGAGGTGCTGAAGCAGCTGGAGATGTGGGGGCTCGTCACCCGAGGTTTTTGGATCAAAGGAATCGATTCCTTGCAGTTTTCCACGGCGGAAACGCTGGAGCGGATCCGGCAGCCCGCTGGGCTCGGCGAAGGGCGCTGGACGCTGCTGTCCTCCACGGACCCGGCCAACCCGTTTGGCCAGACGGTGAAATGGCCGGATATTCCCGGCATATCATTTGCCCGAAAGCCGGGCAATTATTTGATCATGGCCGGGGGCCGCTGGGTGATGTGGATCGAAAACAACGGCAGACGTTTTTTTACGATGGGAAAAGAACTTGTGCCGCTTAACGATGCCTCGTCGCTCAAGGACATTGTGAAAGCTTTGCTCGCACGGGCTTCCGTCCGCAAGCTCGTTGTCGACAGTTGGAACGGCGTGCCGGTGGGGCAGTCGGAGGCGGCAGTCCCGCTCAGTGAACTCGGTGCGGAGCGCGACCGGTCGTCCTTCGTCGTATGGCCGAGCAGTCTGAGGTAA
- a CDS encoding SRPBCC family protein, which produces MSTYEVKVSERVQAEAGSVYRVLADYRDGHPHVLPKPYFQSLEVEEGGIGAGTIIRVRMKALGVATHLRMYVSEPEPGRLLQEDDPVAGITTFFLMEPEPERSGCIVTLHTVWRRKKGFAGWLESKLNPPIARSIYTKELALIKMFCEKRHNE; this is translated from the coding sequence ATGAGTACGTATGAAGTGAAGGTATCCGAACGTGTTCAGGCGGAAGCGGGGTCGGTTTACCGGGTGCTGGCGGATTACCGCGATGGGCATCCACATGTGCTCCCAAAGCCTTATTTTCAATCGCTCGAGGTGGAAGAAGGAGGGATCGGCGCAGGGACGATCATACGAGTTCGGATGAAAGCGCTGGGCGTCGCTACCCATCTCCGCATGTACGTCAGTGAGCCGGAGCCGGGCCGATTGCTGCAGGAAGATGATCCTGTCGCCGGCATCACAACGTTTTTTCTCATGGAGCCGGAGCCGGAACGCAGCGGCTGCATCGTAACGCTGCACACCGTATGGCGCAGGAAAAAAGGGTTCGCCGGATGGCTGGAAAGCAAGCTGAATCCTCCGATTGCCCGAAGCATCTATACGAAGGAATTGGCGCTAATTAAGATGTTCTGCGAAAAACGGCATAACGAATAG